A single genomic interval of Littorina saxatilis isolate snail1 linkage group LG17, US_GU_Lsax_2.0, whole genome shotgun sequence harbors:
- the LOC138951979 gene encoding macrophage mannose receptor 1-like — protein MNGVTSNGYRYYSNRVTCPVPTMDSLVHVQSSSCFQVISDNSILKNWTDARDACDNEGGRLAVLDTKGKIDTVIDVMRDNTDFPQVGFYLGAHRPMDRWNTAWPNGEQDYIWLNGQPLDPDLTAPYWKDSDPNNWQDGQNVIMLYGDQGISRPWVDDNADRIEGYICEFSLI, from the exons ATGAATGGCGTCACCAGCAATGGTTATCGCTACTATTCGAACAGAG TAACGTGTCCAGTGCCCACAATGGACAGCCTGGTGCACGTCCAGTCGTCCAGCTGTTTCCAGGTCATCAGTGACAACTCAATACTCAAGAACTGGACAGATGCACGTGACGCCTGTGACAATGAAGGGGGGAGACTGGCCGTGCTGGACACGAAGGGCAAGATAGACACCGTCATTGACGTCATGAGGGACAACACAG aCTTTCCACAGGTAGGCTTTTACCTGGGGGCCCATCGCCCCATGGACAGGTGGAACACTGCTTGGCCCAACGGCGAGCAGGACTACATCTGGCTCAACGGTCAGCCGCTAGACCCCGACCTGACCGCGCCGTACTGGAAGGACAGTGACCCCAATAACTGGCAGGATGGTCAAAATGTCATCATGCTGTACGGGGACCAAGGGATCTCCAGGCCGTGGGTGGATGATAATGCGGATAGGATTGAAGGCTACATCTGCGAGTTTTCTCTCATTTGA